In one window of Oligoflexia bacterium DNA:
- a CDS encoding ABC transporter substrate-binding protein yields the protein MSTKKVLNHALDAEIKGFDPLFCDDKYTNEVQSQIFEKLFEYHYLKRPYELQPMLAKSMPEISEDGLTYTIKLRKDVYFHQDPAFGEGEAQSQRKFSAHDVVYSYTRFADPHLKHTSWWILQDQIAGLDEAHEKMKEMTPPIDYKTIAVEGLKALDDTTLQIKLKRKNKQFLYLLAMPNTGIVAHEVVDKYKEDFVNHPVGTGPFVLKNWVRNQKFEFVKNPTYRNEFYPKYGEAGDEEKGLLKNANQKLPLVDEMVFWVYTERQPMWLNFRKGNLDFSVISKDAYESVINKDGSLKKEYSDKDMVLNTAENLDIIIKVFNMEDPIIGKNKPLRKAISAAINREEKIELFYNGRAYVAHGPIPKGLEGYDPNLVDPNGYNVENAKKWFKEAQAIYKKEHGTENIPPLLQDLYSSSFSRQMAEAVDYELKEIGYSSTTRVGTWPQFSERMKKSQGQFYPYAWNADYPDPENFLQLLYGGNKAPGPNSANFDNPEYDKLYLEMKNMPDGKERNAIIAKMVKIIHEECPWVLFAHRKRGNLAHGWLKNYKAHAINTAPMKYFDIDVDKKNKILPTL from the coding sequence GTGAGCACAAAAAAAGTGCTGAATCATGCATTGGATGCAGAAATTAAAGGTTTTGATCCCTTATTCTGTGACGATAAATACACCAATGAAGTGCAATCGCAAATTTTTGAAAAACTGTTTGAGTACCATTACCTCAAACGTCCTTACGAGTTACAACCCATGTTAGCCAAAAGCATGCCTGAAATTTCAGAAGATGGCTTAACCTATACCATCAAACTGCGCAAAGATGTTTATTTTCATCAAGACCCTGCCTTTGGTGAAGGTGAAGCACAAAGCCAAAGAAAATTTAGTGCCCATGATGTTGTCTACTCCTATACTCGTTTTGCAGACCCACATTTAAAACATACCAGCTGGTGGATTTTACAAGATCAAATTGCTGGCTTGGATGAAGCCCACGAAAAAATGAAAGAGATGACTCCTCCCATTGATTACAAAACCATTGCCGTAGAAGGCCTAAAAGCTTTGGATGATACAACCCTACAAATCAAACTCAAACGTAAAAACAAACAGTTTTTATACCTCTTGGCCATGCCTAACACCGGTATTGTGGCACATGAAGTTGTGGATAAATACAAAGAAGACTTTGTTAACCACCCTGTGGGAACCGGTCCATTTGTTTTAAAAAACTGGGTGCGTAATCAAAAATTTGAGTTTGTTAAAAATCCAACCTACCGCAATGAGTTCTATCCAAAGTACGGTGAAGCAGGTGATGAAGAAAAAGGCTTGCTTAAAAATGCCAATCAAAAATTACCTCTGGTTGATGAAATGGTATTCTGGGTTTACACCGAACGTCAACCGATGTGGTTGAACTTTAGAAAAGGGAACCTTGATTTTTCAGTTATCTCCAAAGATGCTTATGAAAGTGTGATCAACAAAGACGGTTCTTTGAAAAAAGAGTACTCGGATAAAGACATGGTTCTCAATACCGCTGAAAATTTGGATATTATTATCAAAGTATTCAATATGGAAGATCCCATCATTGGAAAAAACAAACCTTTACGTAAAGCCATCAGTGCGGCCATCAATCGTGAAGAAAAAATTGAATTGTTTTACAATGGTAGAGCCTATGTGGCTCATGGCCCCATTCCAAAAGGTTTAGAAGGCTATGATCCTAATCTGGTTGATCCCAACGGTTACAATGTAGAGAATGCTAAAAAGTGGTTTAAAGAAGCACAAGCCATTTATAAAAAAGAGCACGGGACAGAAAATATACCGCCTTTGTTGCAAGATTTATACAGCTCAAGCTTTAGCCGACAAATGGCGGAAGCTGTTGATTATGAACTTAAAGAAATTGGTTACAGCAGCACCACGCGTGTGGGTACTTGGCCTCAATTTTCTGAGCGCATGAAAAAAAGCCAAGGACAGTTTTATCCTTATGCTTGGAACGCAGATTATCCTGACCCTGAGAACTTTTTACAGTTACTTTACGGCGGGAATAAAGCGCCAGGACCCAACTCTGCCAACTTTGATAACCCTGAGTATGATAAGTTGTATCTAGAAATGAAAAATATGCCTGATGGTAAAGAACGCAATGCCATCATTGCTAAAATGGTTAAAATCATTCATGAAGAATGCCCATGGGTCTTGTTTGCTCACCGCAAACGCGGTAACTTAGCCCATGGTTGGTTAAAAAATTACAAGGCGCATGCCATTAACACGGCACCTATGAAATATTTTGACATCGACGTGGATAAAAAAAATAAAATCTTACCAACTTTATAA
- a CDS encoding ABC transporter permease — MWNYFIRRLLQTIPIVFGVALITFTLFHFVGGDPIIQLLGPHATASEIARLREQYGLNDPIYVQFFRYLKEIVTLDFGRSFQSHQVISSMIKDGALISLSLTLPAFFMSLIVAIAFSMLSAFYRDTWLDRALVIFSIAGMSISILAFILFGQYILAFQMNLFPVSGYEPGQIQYLLLPWLIWIIVSSGADVRFFRTVFLEELSKDYIRTAYYKGASTARVLIKHALPNAMLPIITRVVINIPFLFLGSLLLENFFSIPGLGSMTVDAFNNADWPVIKAMTVLGSLLYIAGNILSDLLYAKVDPRVRLN, encoded by the coding sequence ATGTGGAATTACTTTATTAGACGCTTGTTACAAACCATACCCATTGTTTTTGGTGTAGCACTGATAACCTTTACCTTGTTTCATTTTGTTGGAGGTGACCCCATCATCCAGCTCTTGGGCCCGCATGCCACGGCCAGTGAAATTGCCCGCCTGCGTGAACAGTATGGTTTAAATGATCCAATTTATGTTCAGTTTTTCAGATACCTCAAAGAAATTGTTACTCTAGATTTTGGCCGCTCTTTTCAAAGCCACCAGGTTATTTCCAGTATGATCAAAGACGGTGCTTTAATTTCTTTAAGCCTGACTTTACCCGCTTTTTTTATGAGTTTAATTGTGGCTATTGCCTTTTCCATGCTCAGTGCTTTTTATCGGGACACATGGTTAGATAGGGCACTGGTTATTTTTAGTATTGCAGGTATGAGTATCAGTATTTTGGCTTTTATTTTGTTTGGCCAATACATCCTGGCCTTTCAAATGAACTTGTTCCCTGTCTCTGGTTATGAACCCGGTCAAATTCAATACCTTTTGTTGCCTTGGTTGATTTGGATTATTGTAAGTAGCGGCGCCGATGTGCGTTTTTTTAGAACTGTTTTTCTTGAAGAACTTTCCAAAGACTATATCAGAACTGCTTATTACAAAGGCGCGTCCACAGCGCGGGTGTTGATTAAACACGCACTCCCCAATGCCATGCTACCCATCATCACCAGAGTGGTGATCAATATTCCTTTTTTATTCTTGGGGTCTTTGTTGTTGGAAAACTTTTTTAGCATTCCTGGCTTGGGCAGCATGACAGTAGATGCCTTTAACAATGCGGATTGGCCGGTGATCAAGGCCATGACCGTCTTGGGATCTTTGCTTTACATTGCTGGAAACATTTTATCTGATTTGTTGTATGCCAAAGTTGATCCACGTGTGAGGCTAAACTGA
- a CDS encoding ABC transporter permease: protein MLLQHTYNFLGSLKRKPWALAAFVTILIYIIIAVLVLTGLMPADPFARDGQAFMPPGDGFIFGTDYLGRSIAAKVLHGTYIALSVGFIASSIAIPIGASLGLAAGYFGKRVDDFVVWLYSTVNSIPSILLLLAISFVMGRGLSSIYLAVALTSWTSICRLVRAETFKIKRMPYVTAAKSLGVSKFNIIFKHILPNVFHLVVIDFSLRFIYAIKSEAILSYLGLGVQGQPSWGIMIADSKNELLNGYWWQLAAATAAMFFLVLALNILADHLRDVLDPKTESD from the coding sequence ATGCTGCTCCAACATACATACAATTTTTTAGGCAGCCTTAAACGCAAACCCTGGGCTTTAGCTGCTTTTGTGACCATTCTTATTTACATTATTATTGCTGTTTTGGTTTTAACAGGTTTGATGCCCGCTGATCCTTTTGCCAGAGATGGGCAAGCCTTCATGCCCCCGGGTGATGGATTTATTTTTGGTACAGATTACTTGGGACGCAGTATTGCTGCTAAAGTCTTGCATGGAACTTACATTGCTTTATCTGTAGGTTTTATTGCTTCATCCATTGCTATTCCTATTGGTGCCAGCTTAGGCTTGGCTGCGGGCTATTTTGGTAAACGGGTGGATGATTTTGTGGTTTGGCTGTATTCCACTGTTAACTCCATCCCTTCTATTTTGTTGCTCTTGGCCATCAGTTTTGTGATGGGTAGGGGACTGAGCTCCATTTACTTGGCGGTGGCCTTAACCTCTTGGACCAGCATTTGCCGTTTGGTCAGAGCAGAAACCTTTAAGATCAAACGCATGCCGTATGTGACTGCGGCTAAAAGCTTGGGTGTTTCCAAGTTTAATATTATTTTTAAACATATCTTACCCAATGTGTTTCACTTGGTGGTCATTGATTTTTCATTGCGTTTTATTTACGCCATCAAGTCTGAAGCCATCTTAAGTTACCTGGGGCTAGGTGTGCAAGGTCAACCCAGTTGGGGGATCATGATTGCTGATTCAAAAAATGAATTGCTCAATGGTTACTGGTGGCAATTGGCAGCAGCCACCGCCGCCATGTTTTTCTTGGTCTTGGCCCTCAATATTTTAGCCGATCACTTAAGAGATGTCTTGGACCCTAAAACTGAATCAGATTAG
- a CDS encoding TolC family protein yields the protein MKLNKNKGLGCVKIQGLFLLFICVFCKTIQAQSFEKLLEQAKQNDPNYKIIEYEKSKLQHYIDQQMMSNAVNLDLSAQKGFSSESNQQTLSLNGELSKEFVETGTSTSVSYNQTKRPDREEKVTRLLLQQSLLKNIFGRNARLRKSSLQDEVQLQLLQLEESYEQYVEQVLNDFFNYHIAQESYSLSDDLYQATQNLEKQVKSKYSLRIASKTDLARAKLGTLLSYEDYINNQNNVEQMKAILSNRLASDDIAISKQEKNSLFAVLNQKVIDINDKQNNELDNLRLVQISSLQQRAANKVARLSKNNLLPNLQFVLGYTVDDSVRFNTAIERQETVFGLNLSFPIGDRQTKAEAALTKISFLQSIEEKRKVILDLKNDRDTLYVRLKQAQQIKELTQSKVDLQQEIIKDEERRYKIGSRSLSDLIELRKDFAQYNNENQQASLNYAQLMIAWLSMHDMLVESIF from the coding sequence ATGAAGCTGAACAAAAATAAAGGTTTAGGATGTGTAAAAATACAAGGTTTATTTTTGCTTTTCATATGTGTCTTTTGTAAAACAATTCAAGCGCAAAGCTTTGAAAAACTTTTAGAACAAGCCAAACAAAATGATCCTAATTATAAAATTATTGAATATGAAAAGAGTAAACTGCAACACTACATTGATCAGCAGATGATGTCCAATGCGGTTAACTTGGATTTATCAGCACAAAAAGGCTTTAGTTCTGAAAGCAACCAACAAACCTTAAGTTTAAATGGTGAGCTCAGCAAAGAGTTTGTTGAAACCGGCACCTCTACGTCAGTTTCATACAATCAGACAAAACGACCAGACAGAGAAGAAAAAGTTACCCGCTTGCTGCTCCAACAATCATTGTTAAAAAATATTTTTGGCCGCAATGCCAGGCTTAGAAAATCATCTTTACAAGATGAAGTGCAACTTCAGCTGTTGCAACTTGAAGAAAGTTATGAGCAGTATGTTGAACAAGTGCTCAATGATTTTTTTAATTATCATATTGCACAAGAAAGTTATTCTTTGTCGGATGATCTTTATCAGGCCACCCAAAACTTGGAAAAACAAGTGAAGTCAAAATATTCTTTACGCATTGCCAGTAAAACAGACCTTGCGCGGGCAAAACTGGGGACACTTTTAAGTTACGAAGATTATATTAACAATCAAAACAATGTTGAACAAATGAAAGCCATTTTAAGCAATAGATTGGCCAGTGATGATATTGCCATCAGCAAGCAAGAAAAAAACAGTTTGTTTGCTGTACTCAACCAAAAAGTGATTGATATCAATGATAAACAAAACAATGAGCTTGATAATTTGCGGCTGGTGCAAATTTCTAGTTTACAGCAAAGAGCTGCCAATAAAGTAGCACGTTTATCCAAGAATAATTTACTACCCAACTTGCAGTTTGTTCTGGGCTATACAGTGGATGACTCTGTTAGATTTAATACAGCCATTGAACGCCAAGAAACCGTTTTTGGATTAAATTTATCTTTCCCTATTGGTGATAGACAAACCAAAGCTGAAGCCGCTTTGACTAAGATCAGTTTTTTACAATCCATAGAGGAAAAAAGAAAAGTGATCTTGGATTTAAAAAATGACAGAGATACATTGTATGTTAGGCTTAAACAAGCACAACAAATAAAAGAATTAACTCAAAGCAAAGTAGACTTGCAACAAGAAATCATCAAAGATGAAGAACGCCGTTATAAAATTGGTTCGCGCAGTTTAAGTGATTTGATAGAGCTGAGAAAAGATTTTGCTCAATACAACAATGAAAATCAACAAGCATCATTAAATTATGCGCAACTGATGATTGCCTGGTTAAGCATGCACGATATGTTGGTTGAAAGTATTTTTTAA
- a CDS encoding efflux RND transporter permease subunit has translation MQNLVHYFLKRPALVNAMMLAVLFGSVLAWQKIGKEEMPEFAFNSVRINVVYPGASASDIELFITKPIEEKLKGVSALEEINASSSYGVSNVRVFFDANVPDLSEKVQEVKDAVDSVDFPREAQDPVYRQFKSSEKAIIDIGVYLKDVDILNVKDRQKLQAYVLNFKNRLLSLPEVSGVDSSGYLRPEIQIKIDPKKLERYEIALEQVKQQIINQHVRYPIGSLMDKKETEINLDAQLVDIDALSNAVINVGFEGQRLKLKDIAHVEENFEKSNSVHKVQGKEGIILNVQKTTTSDILSAQAAIDAFLEQYVKSNPNAPVGFVFIDDESYDVKNRIELIGTNGLIGFILIVFFLFAFLDLRSGLWVAMGIPFSLGFTLLAALVLGYTINNMTLASIIIVLGIVVDDAIIVAENIVRHKGKSYKDSSVVDSVLQVTSPVVASVLTTCAAFLPLYFFQGRFGMFVKYIPTIIILMLGASLLESFFILPAHISKKSKLEKLWHKFKQPKRVNWRQRFLKRVESGYAKILYSALKYRVLLLGLFLGLLFLSGYVFKQHLRYVMFPREESKDFRVKVVADQDLKRMQMAEKVSQVENIFLDKPDNGVTSVRTYIGQSWRGGEVRENEATVIVEIVPPSERDVSLNKMIEQWKQQTEKLNGFKEITFLKSRFGFDSGSPIALEIQENNDDLRDSVAQKLKQEMENLKDIDHVEIEKPLEKDRYQLILNKTRVDRLGIAYQDIASTLRTYVEGDILYTLNNGDEEVDVRLTGQDVSKDDINKISRLTVANQENYLVPISSILKFEPEKKPSTIERVNYKRASKVYADIKAGSSMTPLEMAEQIETHIIPKVLNNNPSTHIMFRGEVEESRESQSDFLVSVLMALTLIYLLLIWLFDSFLTPLVIAMIIPFGIVGTTLAFYLHGYDQYGFFAIVGTLGMMGVVINDAIVLIDKLNHSKINNKKRLLNIALVSSTRLRAIVMTTVTTVAGLFPTAYGLGGYDSMLAEMMLAMGWGMLFGMFITLFLVPCLYSYYNDFRNKISGEV, from the coding sequence ATGCAAAATCTAGTTCATTATTTTTTAAAACGTCCAGCTTTGGTCAATGCCATGATGTTGGCGGTGCTGTTTGGCAGTGTGCTGGCTTGGCAAAAAATTGGCAAAGAAGAAATGCCAGAATTTGCCTTTAACTCGGTTCGGATCAATGTTGTTTATCCGGGAGCGTCAGCCAGTGACATTGAATTGTTTATCACCAAACCCATTGAAGAAAAACTTAAAGGTGTTTCAGCCTTAGAAGAAATCAATGCCAGCTCTTCTTACGGGGTGAGCAATGTCAGAGTTTTTTTTGATGCCAATGTTCCTGACTTAAGTGAAAAAGTGCAGGAAGTAAAAGATGCGGTAGACAGTGTGGATTTTCCAAGAGAAGCGCAAGACCCCGTTTACAGACAATTTAAAAGCTCAGAAAAAGCCATCATTGATATAGGGGTGTATTTAAAAGATGTGGACATTTTAAATGTTAAGGACAGACAAAAATTACAAGCTTATGTGCTTAACTTTAAAAATCGCCTGCTATCCCTGCCAGAAGTCAGCGGTGTTGATAGCTCAGGATACTTACGCCCAGAAATACAAATTAAAATCGATCCAAAAAAATTAGAACGCTATGAAATTGCTTTAGAACAAGTCAAACAGCAAATCATCAATCAACATGTGCGCTACCCTATTGGGAGTTTAATGGATAAAAAAGAAACAGAAATTAATTTAGATGCGCAGTTGGTGGACATTGACGCACTTTCCAATGCCGTGATTAATGTTGGTTTTGAAGGCCAACGTCTAAAGTTAAAAGATATTGCGCACGTTGAAGAAAATTTTGAAAAAAGCAACAGCGTGCATAAAGTACAAGGTAAAGAGGGCATTATCCTTAATGTACAAAAAACCACAACCTCAGATATTTTATCCGCACAAGCTGCTATTGATGCTTTTCTTGAACAGTACGTAAAGAGTAACCCTAATGCCCCCGTTGGGTTTGTTTTTATTGATGATGAGTCTTATGACGTAAAAAATAGAATAGAATTGATTGGCACCAATGGTTTGATTGGTTTTATACTGATTGTTTTTTTCTTATTTGCATTTTTAGATTTAAGATCAGGTTTATGGGTGGCCATGGGTATTCCTTTTTCTTTAGGCTTTACCTTACTGGCGGCTTTGGTCTTGGGTTATACCATCAATAACATGACCCTAGCCTCTATCATTATTGTTCTGGGGATTGTGGTTGATGATGCCATCATTGTGGCAGAGAATATTGTTAGACATAAAGGTAAAAGCTACAAAGACAGTTCTGTAGTAGACAGTGTTTTGCAGGTGACTTCACCGGTTGTAGCCAGTGTCTTGACAACATGTGCAGCTTTTCTGCCATTGTATTTTTTTCAAGGACGTTTTGGCATGTTTGTTAAATACATTCCTACCATTATTATTTTAATGTTGGGTGCCAGTTTATTGGAGTCCTTTTTTATTTTACCGGCACATATTTCTAAAAAAAGTAAGCTAGAAAAACTATGGCATAAATTTAAACAGCCAAAGCGAGTAAACTGGCGGCAACGTTTTTTAAAACGCGTAGAGTCTGGCTATGCAAAAATTCTTTACAGTGCACTAAAGTACAGAGTTTTACTTTTGGGCTTGTTTTTAGGTCTTTTGTTTTTGTCAGGCTATGTATTTAAACAGCATCTTCGTTATGTGATGTTTCCCCGTGAGGAATCTAAAGACTTTAGAGTGAAGGTGGTTGCTGATCAAGATCTTAAGCGCATGCAAATGGCTGAAAAAGTAAGCCAAGTAGAAAATATTTTTTTAGATAAGCCTGACAATGGTGTGACCTCAGTTAGAACATATATTGGTCAAAGCTGGCGTGGGGGTGAAGTCAGAGAAAATGAAGCAACCGTTATTGTTGAAATTGTCCCTCCCTCAGAAAGAGATGTCTCTTTAAATAAAATGATTGAGCAATGGAAACAACAAACAGAAAAACTCAACGGTTTTAAAGAAATCACATTTTTAAAATCCAGATTTGGTTTTGACAGTGGAAGTCCCATTGCCTTAGAGATTCAAGAAAACAATGATGACTTGCGTGACAGTGTTGCGCAAAAACTTAAACAGGAAATGGAAAATTTAAAAGATATTGATCACGTAGAAATAGAAAAGCCCTTAGAGAAAGATCGCTATCAGTTGATTTTAAATAAAACGCGTGTTGATCGCTTGGGTATTGCCTATCAAGACATTGCCAGTACCTTAAGAACCTATGTTGAAGGTGATATTTTATATACGCTTAATAACGGTGATGAAGAAGTGGATGTTAGATTGACAGGGCAAGATGTCAGCAAGGATGATATCAACAAAATTTCTCGCTTAACTGTAGCCAACCAAGAAAATTACTTGGTCCCTATTTCTAGTATTTTAAAGTTTGAACCAGAAAAAAAACCTTCAACCATAGAACGAGTCAATTACAAACGAGCCAGTAAAGTGTATGCAGATATCAAAGCCGGTAGCTCCATGACACCTTTAGAAATGGCAGAACAAATTGAAACACATATTATTCCTAAAGTTCTTAACAACAACCCATCAACGCATATTATGTTTAGAGGTGAAGTTGAAGAATCAAGAGAGTCACAGTCTGACTTTTTGGTTTCAGTATTGATGGCACTGACCTTGATTTATTTGTTGTTGATATGGTTGTTTGATTCATTTTTAACCCCTCTGGTGATCGCTATGATTATTCCTTTTGGTATTGTAGGTACAACACTAGCCTTTTATCTACATGGTTATGATCAGTATGGGTTTTTTGCCATTGTTGGAACCTTAGGCATGATGGGGGTTGTGATTAATGATGCCATTGTCTTGATTGATAAGCTCAACCATTCAAAAATTAATAATAAAAAAAGATTGTTGAACATAGCTCTGGTTTCTTCAACCAGACTAAGAGCCATTGTCATGACCACGGTGACTACAGTTGCTGGACTTTTCCCTACTGCTTATGGTTTGGGAGGTTATGACTCCATGTTAGCAGAGATGATGTTGGCCATGGGTTGGGGTATGCTGTTTGGTATGTTCATCACATTATTTTTAGTGCCTTGCTTGTATTCTTACTACAATGATTTTCGCAATAAAATCTCTGGAGAAGTTTAA
- a CDS encoding AMP-binding protein translates to MLNALADLGTKGLKIVLRFFCDTVYRVEVKGLDNFHKAGDRVLIVANHMSLLDALLIAVYLPEKPMFAVNSYIAKTWYFKPFLSLVKAFALDPTNPMATKAIIREIKNDQKCVIFPEGRITVTGSLMKIYNGPGMIADKSGAMILPIRIDGAQYSFFSRLKGKVRTRWFPKITLTMLEPCRFDLDESIKGRKRRHLSAMKLYDLMSQMLFDSSDYEKSLFESLLDQVKIHGRRHIIAEDTGRKPIRYGMFLSKSFILGEALQSYTQEKEYVGVMMPNMIGTAVTFFALHAYGRVPAMINFSTGAHNVLSACTTASIKSILTSKRFVSQAKLDKLIDAITQHGVKIVYLEDLAKKISVFKKIKGVIKSFIPYGYYFKYNAEEKPENAAVVLFTSGSEGTPKGVVLSHRNIQANRYQLSSRVDFGPGDIVFNALPMFHSFGLTGGTLLPMLCGVKTFFYPSPLHYRVVPELVYDSNATLMFGTDTFLSGYARFANAYDFYAVRYVFAGAEKLKDETRKLWSEKYGVRILEGYGATETSPVLSANTPMHNKSGTVGRMMPGIKYRLEPVPGIEQGGKLIVKGPNIMKGYLLADKPGVIQPPKNDEYDTGDIVSLDEEGFLSIEGRAKRFAKIAGEMVSLTAVEMYIAELWPKHHHAIVAIPDAKKGEALLLVTENKKAKKEDIRAHAKAKGMTELYVPKTIMHMDKLPLLATGKTDYVQLQKDLLDS, encoded by the coding sequence ATGCTTAATGCACTTGCAGACTTAGGAACAAAAGGATTAAAAATTGTTTTGCGGTTTTTCTGTGACACGGTTTACCGAGTAGAAGTCAAAGGCTTGGATAATTTTCATAAGGCAGGTGATAGAGTCTTGATTGTAGCCAACCACATGTCTTTGTTGGATGCCTTGTTGATTGCAGTCTATTTGCCAGAAAAACCTATGTTTGCCGTTAACAGTTATATAGCCAAAACCTGGTATTTTAAACCTTTTTTATCTTTGGTTAAAGCCTTTGCGCTTGATCCCACCAACCCCATGGCCACCAAAGCCATTATTAGAGAAATTAAGAACGATCAAAAATGTGTTATTTTTCCAGAAGGAAGAATCACGGTGACCGGTTCTTTGATGAAAATTTACAATGGTCCGGGAATGATAGCGGATAAATCTGGCGCTATGATTTTACCCATTAGAATTGATGGAGCTCAGTACAGTTTTTTTTCTAGGCTTAAGGGTAAAGTCCGCACCCGTTGGTTTCCAAAAATCACTTTAACCATGCTTGAGCCTTGCCGTTTTGATTTGGATGAAAGCATCAAAGGCAGAAAACGTAGGCATTTATCAGCCATGAAATTGTATGATCTGATGAGTCAAATGTTGTTTGACAGTTCAGACTATGAAAAAAGTTTGTTTGAATCTCTGTTGGATCAAGTTAAGATTCATGGCCGTAGGCATATCATTGCTGAGGACACGGGTCGTAAACCTATTCGCTATGGCATGTTTTTAAGTAAAAGTTTTATTTTGGGTGAAGCTTTACAAAGCTATACTCAAGAAAAAGAATATGTGGGTGTAATGATGCCCAACATGATTGGCACGGCGGTTACTTTTTTTGCTTTGCATGCCTATGGACGTGTGCCAGCCATGATTAATTTTTCTACAGGTGCACACAACGTTTTATCTGCATGTACAACAGCCAGTATCAAAAGCATTTTAACCTCCAAGCGTTTTGTTAGCCAGGCCAAATTAGATAAATTAATAGACGCTATAACCCAACATGGGGTTAAGATTGTTTACCTTGAAGACTTGGCTAAAAAAATAAGCGTGTTTAAAAAAATTAAAGGCGTGATTAAAAGTTTTATCCCCTATGGCTATTATTTTAAATACAATGCTGAGGAAAAACCAGAAAACGCAGCCGTGGTTTTATTTACCTCGGGTTCTGAAGGTACACCCAAAGGGGTGGTGTTATCACACAGAAATATTCAAGCCAACCGTTATCAGTTGTCTTCCAGAGTTGATTTTGGACCAGGCGATATTGTGTTCAATGCCCTGCCCATGTTTCACTCTTTTGGTTTAACCGGTGGAACCTTATTGCCCATGCTCTGTGGCGTAAAAACATTTTTTTACCCCTCTCCATTACATTACAGAGTGGTTCCAGAGTTGGTTTATGACAGCAATGCAACTTTGATGTTTGGAACCGATACATTTTTATCGGGCTATGCCCGTTTTGCCAATGCCTATGATTTCTATGCAGTCAGGTACGTTTTTGCCGGCGCAGAAAAACTCAAAGATGAAACGCGCAAACTCTGGTCAGAAAAATATGGTGTGCGTATTTTAGAAGGCTATGGTGCTACGGAAACATCACCCGTGCTCTCTGCCAACACACCCATGCACAATAAGTCTGGAACAGTGGGCCGGATGATGCCTGGTATTAAGTATAGATTAGAACCCGTACCAGGTATTGAACAGGGCGGTAAACTGATTGTCAAAGGTCCCAATATCATGAAAGGCTATTTATTAGCGGACAAACCAGGGGTGATTCAGCCACCCAAAAATGATGAGTATGATACCGGTGATATTGTCAGTCTTGATGAAGAAGGTTTTTTAAGCATAGAAGGTAGAGCCAAACGGTTTGCCAAAATAGCCGGTGAAATGGTATCTTTAACCGCAGTTGAAATGTACATTGCAGAGCTATGGCCCAAGCATCATCATGCCATAGTTGCCATACCGGATGCCAAAAAAGGTGAGGCTTTGTTGTTGGTAACCGAAAATAAAAAAGCCAAAAAAGAAGATATAAGAGCCCATGCCAAAGCCAAAGGCATGACGGAGCTGTATGTTCCTAAAACAATCATGCATATGGACAAGTTACCTTTATTGGCCACCGGTAAAACAGACTATGTGCAACTGCAAAAAGATCTTTTAGACAGTTAA